In Saccharolobus solfataricus, a genomic segment contains:
- a CDS encoding 7-carboxy-7-deazaguanine synthase QueE, protein MKYRVIEIFTSIQGEGEVIGIPSNFIRLATCNLRCVWCDTKYSWEIGTEMSIDEIIAKLDKKIKTTTITGGEPLLQNILPLAKELKSIGHKIVVETNGTIKPSEELRKIIDIFSVSPKLSNSGHKLKYDFADDWATYYKFVIVYPNKDIDEVVKFVESQSINPRKVILQPDGNRSDYINAINEIVQIVLDRGLQFRVLPQLHRIIGAR, encoded by the coding sequence ATGAAGTATCGCGTGATTGAAATCTTTACCTCTATCCAAGGTGAAGGGGAGGTTATCGGGATCCCTTCAAATTTCATTAGACTTGCTACGTGCAACTTAAGATGTGTATGGTGTGATACGAAATATTCGTGGGAAATTGGCACTGAGATGAGTATAGATGAGATTATTGCAAAACTTGATAAGAAAATTAAAACTACCACGATAACTGGGGGCGAACCTTTACTCCAAAACATATTACCACTTGCTAAGGAACTTAAGAGTATAGGGCATAAGATTGTGGTTGAGACAAACGGTACAATAAAGCCTTCAGAGGAATTAAGGAAAATCATTGATATCTTTTCGGTTTCTCCTAAGCTTAGTAATTCTGGGCATAAGCTAAAATACGACTTCGCAGATGATTGGGCTACATATTATAAGTTTGTTATAGTCTATCCAAATAAGGATATAGATGAGGTTGTAAAATTCGTCGAGTCTCAGAGTATTAATCCACGCAAAGTTATCCTACAACCAGATGGAAATAGAAGCGATTATATAAATGCAATAAATGAAATAGTGCAAATTGTGTTAGATAGGGGTCTTCAATTTAGAGTTCTTCCCCAGCTCCATAGAATTATTGGAGCTAGATGA